In Limisalsivibrio acetivorans, one genomic interval encodes:
- the cysC gene encoding adenylyl-sulfate kinase: protein MERNLTTETHKVSDLERSSIKGHSPAVIWLTGLSGSGKSTIARELDHALFRDYKAHTFVLDGDNIRQGLNSDLGFSDTDRSENIRRIAEVANLMASAGLIVITAFISPFGRDRDVARRAASDKNFFEIHVNCPLEECEKRDPKGLYKKARAGEIREFTGIDSPYETPSKPEIVLDTDKLSPAECVRVIIDELKKRRIIDAE from the coding sequence TTGGAAAGGAATCTAACCACAGAAACACATAAGGTGAGCGATCTGGAGCGAAGCTCCATAAAGGGGCACTCCCCTGCTGTAATCTGGCTTACAGGGCTTTCCGGAAGCGGTAAGTCGACCATAGCCAGAGAACTGGATCATGCCCTTTTCAGGGATTATAAGGCCCATACCTTCGTTCTCGATGGTGATAATATTCGTCAGGGGCTGAACAGCGATCTCGGTTTTTCCGATACGGACAGGAGTGAGAATATCCGCCGTATTGCAGAGGTGGCAAACCTGATGGCCAGTGCGGGACTTATCGTCATTACAGCCTTCATATCCCCCTTTGGGCGGGACAGGGATGTGGCGAGACGGGCCGCATCGGATAAAAACTTCTTCGAAATCCACGTTAACTGCCCCCTTGAGGAGTGCGAAAAGCGTGACCCCAAGGGTCTCTACAAGAAGGCCAGAGCGGGCGAAATAAGGGAGTTTACAGGTATCGACTCCCCATATGAGACCCCGTCAAAACCAGAGATAGTTCTTGATACAGATAAACTTTCCCCGGCGGAGTGTGTCCGGGTTATTATAGATGAACTTAAAAAGAGAAGGATAATCGATGCAGAATAA
- the cysD gene encoding sulfate adenylyltransferase subunit CysD, with protein sequence MQNKEFSHLDELESTAIYILREAYANFRSLGMLWSIGKDSTVMLWLTRKAFFGHVPFPLIHIDTHYKIPEMIEFRDNLVRDWKLRMFVGANKEALRGKQTFPDGAVDRVTCCKYLKTEALVKTIDGTGERDYFDHTKGMYVPDPKPEPFQGIIAGIRADEEGSRSKERYFSPRNTSSYWDISEQPPEFWSQFKTDFAPGTHVRIHPLLDWTELNIWEYIKRESIPVVPLYFSRNGKRYRSLGCEPCTGPIESDASNVDEIIEELRSGRLSNIAERSGRAQDKDDGGGLETLRKEGYM encoded by the coding sequence ATGCAGAATAAAGAGTTCAGCCACCTTGACGAACTTGAGAGCACGGCGATATATATCCTGCGTGAGGCCTACGCAAACTTCCGCAGTCTCGGTATGCTCTGGTCCATCGGCAAGGACAGCACCGTCATGCTGTGGCTCACAAGAAAGGCTTTCTTTGGCCATGTGCCCTTTCCGCTCATTCATATCGACACCCACTATAAGATCCCCGAGATGATCGAGTTCCGGGATAACCTTGTGCGTGACTGGAAGCTCAGGATGTTCGTCGGGGCAAATAAGGAAGCTCTCAGAGGGAAACAGACCTTCCCCGATGGAGCTGTGGACAGGGTTACGTGCTGTAAGTATCTCAAGACAGAGGCCCTCGTCAAAACCATAGACGGAACCGGCGAGAGGGACTATTTCGACCATACAAAAGGTATGTACGTTCCAGACCCGAAACCGGAGCCATTCCAGGGGATAATCGCAGGCATACGGGCGGATGAGGAGGGCTCACGCTCAAAGGAACGCTACTTCTCCCCCAGGAACACAAGCAGTTACTGGGATATATCCGAACAACCCCCCGAGTTCTGGAGCCAGTTCAAGACAGATTTCGCACCCGGAACCCATGTGCGCATCCACCCCCTGCTCGACTGGACCGAGCTTAACATCTGGGAATACATCAAGAGGGAGAGCATACCCGTTGTGCCCCTCTATTTCTCCAGGAACGGGAAGCGATACCGCTCACTAGGTTGTGAGCCCTGCACAGGACCCATCGAGTCCGATGCCTCCAATGTGGATGAGATAATAGAGGAGCTTCGCTCCGGCAGGCTTTCAAACATAGCTGAGCGTTCGGGAAGGGCGCAGGATAAGGATGACGGCGGAGGATTGGAAACACTCCGCAAGGAAGGGTACATGTAA
- a CDS encoding sulfate adenylyltransferase subunit 1, giving the protein MAEGVVSVVFAGHVDHGKSTIVGRLMADSGNLPEGKLEQVQDWCEKNSKPMEYAFLIDAFKAEQAQGITIDTARVFYKGAQGRNFLVMDAPGHIEFLKNMITGASRADGAFLVIDASEGVRENSRRHGYMASLLGIRQIGVVVNKMDKENYSEEIFTKIRDEYFRFLSSIGVEPMFIIPASGINGDNVYRKSTNMPWYSGYTVAEAMEQYTRIGDYADRPLRMPVQDVYKFTSEGDERRILAGRITSGVLRKGDEILISPEGTKTKIKSIETFPDGELGSSGYMDSTGFTTEDPVYARRGDMVSLAAEEPPMVSDTFKASIFWLGKKPIGVDGKFTFRLGSKKIIGRITDIQRVIDSSDLNHSSERKAVERNEVAECIIKLDEPAAFDTVTDFPHTGRFVMVRDYEIMGGGIILEPLYDEESGPREQAGSRAEVSIADQGYRFEKIGHKGAIIVLTGGISRRIGDYEAMLIERKMFAAAITGSSADAAVHLYSAGCIVLVKEEDADIEGVRDHCLDILEFGGEIREDIAEEMGELLFLLGELGISE; this is encoded by the coding sequence ATGGCCGAGGGTGTTGTAAGCGTTGTATTTGCCGGACATGTTGACCACGGCAAAAGCACCATAGTGGGCAGGCTCATGGCGGATTCGGGAAACCTCCCCGAAGGTAAGCTGGAGCAGGTGCAGGACTGGTGTGAGAAGAACTCAAAACCCATGGAGTATGCCTTTCTCATAGATGCATTCAAAGCTGAGCAGGCTCAAGGGATAACAATAGACACCGCACGTGTCTTCTATAAGGGTGCACAGGGGCGCAACTTCCTTGTTATGGATGCCCCGGGGCACATCGAATTTCTTAAGAACATGATCACCGGAGCCTCCCGTGCGGACGGTGCATTCCTCGTTATCGATGCCTCCGAAGGGGTGCGTGAGAACTCCCGCAGGCACGGATATATGGCCTCACTTCTCGGTATACGCCAGATCGGCGTTGTTGTGAACAAGATGGACAAGGAGAACTACAGCGAGGAGATCTTCACAAAGATAAGGGATGAATACTTCCGTTTCCTCTCAAGCATAGGCGTTGAACCGATGTTTATCATCCCTGCAAGCGGGATAAACGGTGACAACGTATACAGAAAAAGTACTAATATGCCATGGTACAGCGGATATACCGTTGCCGAGGCGATGGAGCAGTATACCCGTATAGGCGATTATGCTGACAGACCCCTCCGCATGCCCGTTCAGGATGTGTACAAGTTCACCTCCGAGGGGGATGAGAGGAGGATTCTTGCCGGAAGGATAACAAGCGGTGTCCTCAGGAAGGGGGACGAGATCCTCATAAGCCCCGAAGGGACAAAAACAAAAATCAAGAGTATAGAGACCTTCCCCGATGGTGAGCTTGGGTCTTCCGGATACATGGATTCCACAGGGTTTACCACCGAAGACCCTGTTTATGCAAGAAGGGGTGATATGGTCTCCCTCGCCGCAGAGGAACCTCCGATGGTTTCGGATACATTCAAGGCGAGCATATTCTGGCTCGGCAAGAAACCCATCGGTGTTGACGGCAAGTTTACCTTCCGTCTTGGAAGCAAAAAGATAATCGGCAGGATCACAGATATTCAGCGTGTTATCGACTCCTCCGACCTTAACCACTCCAGCGAGCGAAAGGCCGTTGAGCGGAACGAGGTTGCCGAATGCATCATAAAGCTGGATGAACCGGCGGCCTTTGATACAGTGACCGATTTCCCGCATACAGGGCGTTTCGTTATGGTGCGTGATTATGAGATCATGGGGGGCGGAATCATCCTCGAACCCCTTTATGACGAAGAATCGGGTCCACGGGAGCAGGCCGGTTCCAGAGCGGAGGTATCCATTGCAGATCAGGGCTACCGTTTCGAAAAGATCGGGCATAAGGGTGCTATAATCGTGCTCACGGGGGGTATCTCCCGGCGAATCGGCGATTATGAGGCTATGCTTATAGAGAGAAAGATGTTCGCCGCCGCAATAACGGGAAGCTCGGCGGATGCGGCAGTTCATCTTTATTCCGCTGGCTGTATTGTCCTTGTGAAGGAAGAGGATGCTGATATTGAGGGGGTGAGGGACCACTGTCTGGATATACTTGAGTTTGGCGGAGAGATACGTGAAGATATTGCCGAGGAGATGGGGGAGCTGCTCTTTCTCCTTGGTGAGCTGGGGATATCCGAATAA
- a CDS encoding sulfotransferase family protein has protein sequence MNEILRRIYNKTIYKSSPLISLIEKKLLDNYGHSAQYPQIFIIGSPRTGSTFLYQLLTSSYNVSYIDNFSASFHKNILIGLHLSNLFFNDRPHSGFNSEYGKTVEGGPRGPNECGDFWYNWLTEKQHVADESTLNSEEIGKLNVYLNSMSNMFSRPFIFKNLNAGLRLRMLKISAEYPKFIFIRRNIYDTVLSILKGRDKVMGSQYEWFSLKPEGYESLLTKEPLEQVTAQVALIEKRIINDLKLYCDTQYITIFYEDLLDNPIKVLEKIEDFTGIKQREGLVMPKPVDGRKDLSNDFKNKVDYYLEKYR, from the coding sequence TTGAATGAAATATTAAGAAGAATATACAACAAAACTATCTATAAGTCTTCTCCTCTTATCAGTTTAATTGAGAAGAAGCTACTTGATAATTACGGCCACAGTGCCCAATATCCTCAGATATTCATTATCGGTTCTCCTAGAACAGGTTCAACTTTTCTTTATCAGTTACTGACTTCTTCATATAATGTTAGTTATATTGATAACTTTTCTGCATCTTTTCATAAAAATATCCTCATAGGATTACATCTAAGTAATCTTTTTTTTAATGATCGCCCTCATTCAGGTTTTAATTCAGAATATGGGAAAACAGTAGAAGGTGGTCCCAGGGGGCCAAATGAATGTGGTGACTTTTGGTATAATTGGTTAACAGAAAAACAGCATGTAGCAGATGAGAGTACGCTAAATTCTGAAGAAATAGGAAAACTTAATGTTTACCTTAACAGCATGTCCAATATGTTTAGTAGACCTTTTATTTTTAAAAACCTCAATGCAGGTTTACGTCTACGTATGTTAAAAATAAGTGCAGAATATCCTAAGTTTATTTTCATAAGGAGAAATATTTACGATACTGTCTTATCGATTTTGAAAGGTAGAGATAAGGTTATGGGAAGCCAGTATGAATGGTTTAGTCTCAAACCGGAGGGCTACGAGAGTCTTTTAACAAAAGAGCCTTTAGAGCAGGTCACTGCACAGGTGGCTTTGATCGAGAAACGAATTATAAATGATCTCAAGCTTTATTGTGATACTCAATACATTACAATATTTTATGAAGATTTGTTAGACAATCCTATTAAAGTGCTTGAGAAAATAGAAGATTTTACTGGCATAAAGCAGAGGGAAGGGCTTGTAATGCCTAAACCTGTTGACGGCAGAAAAGATCTAAGTAATGACTTTAAAAACAAAGTTGATTACTACTTGGAGAAATACAGGTAA
- a CDS encoding GNAT family N-acetyltransferase yields MDHLNKDLYRKLSVEESGFRIFQKGWWLDVACVEEDWDAVINENNGRIESAWALPFYRKHGRKVYSKPALTQFIGPWIRREKNHTDASWESYRLKKCESFIENIPPFDIFRHTFHYSFDNWLPFYWEGFEQTTRYTYVIDLTNEVEEIEKRFAAKVRSEIRKAESKCRLERADDVDLLYSLVMKTYERQGMPAPYSKEFLKRVYDACIENDSAEMFIAYKDQHPVAGALFVHDSMSCYYLVSGADPEYRNSGAGSLIIREAVRHYHGKVEEFDFEGSMDKNIESFFRSFGSVRKDYYSISRIDSRLLKLYFLLRDSLR; encoded by the coding sequence ATGGACCACCTTAATAAAGATCTATACCGAAAGCTTAGTGTTGAGGAGTCCGGATTCCGTATCTTCCAGAAAGGATGGTGGCTTGATGTCGCATGCGTTGAGGAGGATTGGGACGCTGTTATCAATGAGAATAACGGTCGGATAGAATCTGCCTGGGCTCTCCCGTTTTACAGGAAGCATGGAAGAAAGGTCTATTCAAAACCGGCCCTGACTCAGTTTATAGGCCCATGGATAAGGCGTGAGAAAAACCATACCGATGCCAGTTGGGAGAGCTACAGACTGAAAAAATGCGAGAGCTTTATTGAGAATATCCCCCCCTTCGATATTTTCCGGCATACTTTCCACTACAGCTTTGATAACTGGCTACCCTTTTATTGGGAGGGGTTTGAGCAGACGACTCGATATACATATGTGATTGATTTGACCAATGAAGTTGAAGAAATTGAGAAACGGTTTGCCGCAAAGGTGCGAAGTGAGATAAGAAAAGCTGAAAGTAAGTGTAGGCTTGAAAGAGCTGATGATGTTGATCTTTTGTACAGTCTTGTAATGAAAACCTATGAGCGACAGGGTATGCCCGCTCCTTATTCGAAAGAATTCTTGAAAAGGGTGTACGATGCCTGTATAGAGAATGATTCAGCCGAGATGTTCATTGCTTATAAGGATCAGCATCCTGTGGCGGGGGCACTTTTTGTTCATGATTCCATGAGCTGTTATTACCTTGTAAGTGGCGCCGATCCTGAGTACCGAAACAGCGGAGCAGGTTCCCTGATAATTCGAGAGGCTGTCAGGCATTATCACGGTAAGGTTGAGGAGTTCGATTTTGAAGGGTCTATGGATAAGAATATCGAAAGCTTCTTCCGGAGCTTCGGTTCTGTTCGTAAGGATTATTACAGTATATCCCGAATAGATTCTAGGTTGCTCAAGCTCTATTTCTTACTCAGAGACAGTCTTAGGTAA
- a CDS encoding lipopolysaccharide biosynthesis protein, whose translation MIKNIIYKQLLSDSAVYGAGMVSIKAISFLTLPIYTRIFSPEQFGAIEMLSIIGTFIALIMNSGMDSAQSYYFMEAKNKNNYDIRDITTAVLQYRLVSGVLIIGVVSALSPFIIDFSFDTNIEVKLLLIAVISIFFANLVNQSLEIFRLIYKPYQYIGLSLFQTLGNIGFILYFSYVKNMGVSGYFWGSVCGSFAALITGWFATREYRHWSRFEVRLWGILLRFGLPLVPAGLMMWIMRASDRWFVMNMLSSADVGIYAVAARFSAIMIVSVEVFRKAVWPIAMDMLHKDDGPKFFSNVSTAYILAGSVLSIAFTALSPFIIKLLAAPEYFESWKVLGILSWVSVFYGFYLFSGIGFFSSRRTYLTLYSYATGTVVNLILNYFLIRAIGIEGAAYSTAIGLLTANITSIILGRKLYSIKWRYGILATCITAGLLFTWFYTKLNFAWIT comes from the coding sequence ATGATAAAGAACATAATTTATAAACAGCTTCTTTCCGATTCCGCCGTTTACGGGGCCGGGATGGTTTCTATCAAAGCTATCTCCTTTCTCACACTCCCAATTTACACACGCATTTTCTCCCCCGAGCAGTTTGGTGCTATTGAGATGCTTAGTATTATAGGAACTTTCATAGCCTTAATCATGAATTCCGGAATGGACTCAGCCCAAAGCTACTACTTCATGGAGGCCAAAAATAAAAACAACTATGATATAAGAGATATAACAACCGCTGTTCTTCAATACAGACTTGTTTCCGGCGTATTAATCATAGGTGTTGTTTCTGCCCTGTCTCCATTTATTATCGACTTCAGTTTCGACACGAATATCGAAGTAAAACTGCTACTGATCGCTGTTATTTCAATTTTTTTTGCAAACCTTGTTAATCAGAGTCTCGAGATATTCAGACTTATTTATAAACCGTATCAGTATATTGGGCTGTCTCTTTTCCAAACATTAGGAAACATAGGCTTCATCCTCTACTTCAGCTATGTAAAGAATATGGGTGTTTCCGGATATTTCTGGGGATCCGTGTGCGGCTCATTTGCTGCCCTTATAACCGGATGGTTTGCTACCAGAGAATACAGGCACTGGAGCAGATTTGAAGTAAGGCTTTGGGGGATTCTGCTGAGATTCGGACTCCCACTTGTTCCAGCAGGGCTTATGATGTGGATAATGAGAGCCAGCGATCGTTGGTTTGTAATGAATATGCTAAGTTCTGCTGATGTGGGTATATACGCCGTAGCGGCAAGATTCTCTGCGATTATGATTGTTTCTGTTGAAGTATTCCGTAAGGCAGTGTGGCCAATTGCCATGGATATGCTTCACAAAGATGACGGACCAAAATTCTTTTCAAATGTGTCTACAGCCTACATACTTGCAGGTTCTGTGCTAAGTATTGCTTTTACAGCCTTGTCCCCCTTTATAATAAAACTTCTCGCCGCACCTGAATATTTCGAAAGCTGGAAGGTTCTTGGCATACTCAGCTGGGTCTCTGTTTTTTACGGGTTTTACCTCTTTAGCGGTATCGGTTTCTTCTCAAGCAGGAGAACATATCTGACCCTATACTCATACGCAACCGGAACCGTTGTGAACCTGATTCTTAATTATTTTCTGATTAGAGCCATAGGTATAGAAGGTGCTGCCTATTCCACAGCTATAGGCCTACTCACAGCCAACATAACATCGATAATACTCGGAAGAAAGCTGTACTCGATCAAGTGGCGCTATGGAATACTTGCAACTTGCATCACTGCAGGACTGCTCTTTACATGGTTTTACACAAAACTTAATTTCGCTTGGATTACCTAA
- a CDS encoding O-antigen ligase family protein: MNWWCLVSISHSVSISSTQIILGGLLFYWIYISYKHKDFSLGRDPLMIALGVMFITGLISVIAGPYKLRAAEGITNYWIFLYLFAGIYYIKDTATLKRIYYCAALGGAIISVTGLYQTLVAGEFRAEGFYSHPLTFANVLTILITMNAVLILRKGWNDKKELAYLMVTVLLMFAAVLASGSRMPILTLAAIFPVIAVATLRWKGLALSIIVLAAGVVAIYFSPSMKQRFIWSLSQDLSDGMTSFGNRLELWKASWEMFKDRPLFGVGYKNFSKVVRDYLTQDVYSVAHAHNAYIQHIVLHGIVGFASLLAFLGLIIKRVFGVVNRSPYHFASLFILAAFLICGLTENTLSDSEVAMFCMFLVGSAIGSGERNETSH; the protein is encoded by the coding sequence ATGAACTGGTGGTGTCTGGTCAGCATATCCCACTCCGTTTCCATCAGCTCCACCCAGATAATCCTCGGCGGGCTGCTGTTCTATTGGATATACATCTCATACAAGCACAAGGACTTCTCCCTCGGCAGGGATCCTCTTATGATAGCCCTCGGCGTAATGTTTATAACAGGCCTTATCTCTGTGATCGCCGGGCCTTATAAGTTACGGGCGGCGGAGGGGATAACAAACTACTGGATATTTCTCTATCTCTTCGCAGGGATCTATTACATAAAAGATACCGCAACCCTCAAAAGGATATACTACTGTGCAGCACTGGGTGGTGCGATAATATCCGTAACAGGGCTATATCAGACTCTCGTAGCGGGTGAGTTCCGTGCAGAAGGGTTCTACTCCCACCCCCTCACCTTCGCCAACGTACTTACAATTCTTATAACGATGAATGCAGTACTCATATTAAGAAAGGGTTGGAACGATAAGAAGGAACTGGCCTATCTTATGGTTACGGTTCTGCTTATGTTTGCGGCTGTGCTCGCCTCCGGTTCGAGGATGCCCATACTAACCCTGGCGGCGATCTTCCCCGTTATCGCCGTTGCAACACTCCGCTGGAAGGGGCTTGCACTCTCCATAATCGTCCTTGCCGCAGGGGTTGTGGCCATATACTTCTCCCCGTCGATGAAACAGAGGTTTATATGGTCGCTAAGCCAGGATCTCAGCGACGGGATGACATCATTCGGTAACCGGCTGGAGCTCTGGAAGGCATCGTGGGAGATGTTCAAGGACAGGCCCCTCTTTGGCGTGGGCTACAAAAACTTCAGCAAGGTTGTGCGCGATTACCTCACCCAGGACGTTTACTCCGTCGCCCATGCTCATAACGCATACATTCAGCATATCGTGCTCCACGGCATAGTGGGCTTCGCCTCACTTCTCGCATTCCTGGGGCTTATAATTAAAAGAGTCTTCGGTGTAGTAAACCGCTCCCCTTATCACTTTGCCTCGCTGTTTATCCTTGCCGCATTCCTCATCTGCGGGCTTACAGAGAACACCCTAAGCGACTCGGAGGTGGCGATGTTCTGCATGTTCCTCGTGGGGAGCGCCATCGGCTCAGGGGAGAGAAATGAGACCTCCCACTGA
- a CDS encoding WecB/TagA/CpsF family glycosyltransferase — MNLPYIIVNRMQNREICSEGITTFLNPHTYVVHRDNPELLSRFDHICFDGIMMVKALRMAGVKDAERISFDMTSLAPEVFHTASEKGLSVYFVGAKPGVIEKGVEKISASYPELRIAGYRNGYFKDNEREESFERIKDSGADIVVCGMGAPLQEEYLADLKDSGWTGCGYTCGGFLHQTAEGIKYYPDWADRYNLRWAYRIYDEPYLFKRYLTNYSRFALHFLRDMKEFRRLCR, encoded by the coding sequence ATGAACCTGCCGTATATTATAGTGAACCGCATGCAGAACAGGGAGATATGCTCAGAGGGGATAACAACCTTTCTGAACCCACACACCTATGTTGTGCACAGGGATAATCCCGAACTACTCTCCAGGTTTGACCATATCTGCTTTGACGGTATAATGATGGTAAAGGCTCTCCGCATGGCCGGAGTTAAGGATGCGGAGCGGATAAGCTTCGATATGACTTCCCTCGCCCCCGAGGTTTTCCATACGGCATCGGAGAAAGGACTCAGCGTATATTTCGTTGGAGCCAAGCCCGGGGTTATCGAAAAAGGAGTTGAGAAGATCTCCGCCAGCTACCCTGAACTGCGGATAGCAGGTTACCGGAACGGCTATTTCAAGGATAACGAGAGAGAGGAGTCCTTCGAAAGAATAAAGGACTCAGGCGCAGACATCGTCGTATGCGGCATGGGGGCCCCTTTGCAGGAGGAGTATCTGGCAGACCTTAAGGATTCAGGCTGGACAGGGTGCGGATATACCTGCGGCGGTTTTCTGCACCAAACAGCCGAGGGGATAAAATACTACCCCGACTGGGCGGACAGATACAACCTCCGCTGGGCGTATAGAATATATGACGAGCCTTACCTTTTTAAACGCTATCTAACAAACTACTCAAGATTCGCCCTTCATTTCCTGCGTGATATGAAGGAGTTCAGGAGGCTTTGCAGATGA
- the wbaP gene encoding undecaprenyl-phosphate galactose phosphotransferase WbaP produces the protein MVKISRKNYLYRKNASFAVLFAADIISVSLSMYLAHILTTLLFLSHLQSFFPPSVEKRYLIALTIILIAVERLYTKRLPLADETKQVYRAVLVSVAIALYTHLFLTADFAFSIAFESCVFALAGMFFIPGLRYYVKRLLHYRGVWKENVVILGAGIAGQQAADWLEKDDFLGYNPVCFLDDDPSLHGKDIDNGGRSLKVLGPIGSFKEHMTQFDSQTVLIAIPTLPAEKLTQLTNTIHKHARNILLIPELKGIPLMSIEPQHIFKDQLLMLNLKNNLKSGTSMFIKRVFDYLFVLLSAPVFLPLMVIFTVLIRLDSKGPALFKQDRMGRHGKNFKCFKFRTMYVNSDEILEKHLAENPEKRQEWEEYHKLKGDDPRITRIGHILRKTSLDELPQIFNVLRGEMSVVGPRPYMPSESGDMKGYINEILTTYPGITGLWQVSGRNTLTFQDRVQLDAWYSLNWSFWLDLLLVAKTIPVVIFRKGVY, from the coding sequence TTGGTAAAGATTAGCAGGAAGAACTACCTGTACAGGAAGAATGCAAGTTTTGCCGTTCTTTTTGCGGCGGACATTATCTCTGTGAGCTTGAGTATGTATCTTGCTCACATACTTACCACTCTGCTCTTTTTGAGCCACCTTCAGAGCTTCTTTCCCCCATCTGTGGAGAAGCGCTACCTCATTGCTCTTACCATAATCCTCATCGCTGTAGAAAGGCTGTATACGAAGAGACTCCCCCTGGCGGACGAGACAAAGCAGGTCTACCGTGCCGTTCTGGTGAGCGTCGCCATCGCCCTTTATACCCATCTCTTCCTTACAGCGGACTTTGCCTTTTCCATAGCCTTTGAATCATGTGTTTTCGCCCTTGCCGGAATGTTTTTCATACCTGGTTTACGCTATTATGTGAAAAGGCTGCTTCATTATAGGGGTGTTTGGAAGGAGAATGTGGTTATCCTCGGTGCCGGTATTGCGGGTCAGCAGGCGGCGGATTGGCTGGAGAAGGATGATTTCCTCGGCTATAACCCCGTATGCTTCCTTGATGATGACCCTTCGCTTCACGGGAAAGATATTGACAACGGAGGGCGTAGCCTTAAGGTCCTTGGCCCCATAGGAAGCTTTAAGGAGCATATGACCCAGTTCGACAGCCAGACCGTGCTAATCGCCATCCCCACGCTTCCGGCGGAGAAGCTCACACAGCTTACCAACACCATACATAAACACGCCCGCAATATCCTGCTGATTCCCGAACTCAAAGGTATACCCCTTATGAGTATTGAGCCCCAGCATATCTTCAAGGACCAGCTCCTTATGCTGAACCTTAAGAACAACCTGAAATCGGGCACCAGCATGTTCATCAAGCGTGTTTTCGATTATCTCTTTGTACTGCTCAGTGCACCTGTGTTCCTTCCGCTGATGGTTATATTTACTGTGTTGATAAGGCTGGATTCCAAGGGACCCGCACTATTCAAGCAGGACAGGATGGGAAGACACGGCAAAAACTTCAAATGCTTCAAGTTCCGGACCATGTATGTAAACAGTGATGAGATCCTTGAAAAGCATTTGGCGGAAAACCCTGAAAAACGTCAGGAGTGGGAGGAGTACCACAAGCTCAAGGGGGACGACCCGAGGATAACAAGGATCGGTCACATACTCCGCAAGACATCACTCGATGAACTGCCGCAGATTTTCAATGTGCTCAGGGGTGAGATGAGCGTTGTTGGTCCAAGGCCTTATATGCCATCGGAAAGTGGAGATATGAAGGGATATATTAACGAGATCCTCACCACTTACCCCGGTATTACCGGCCTCTGGCAGGTATCAGGAAGGAACACCCTCACCTTTCAGGACAGGGTCCAGCTCGATGCGTGGTATTCACTCAACTGGTCTTTCTGGCTGGATCTTCTGCTGGTGGCGAAGACTATACCCGTGGTGATATTCCGCAAAGGTGTATACTAG
- a CDS encoding general secretion pathway protein GspK, giving the protein MIRNERGSAIIFVLVIALIALSVSAYMLRSAKDVLLTAEMLRDKIHAKFEAESIPELLAFITATAKFEKNYFHFEGDLRKIPVDNETYYLDGRENTMLDSKVEMLDTGAMLPLWAFDHSSISKLFYNEFEPSKASIMYSSLIDWKDADDLHQMNGAESHYYNFEKKLPYTPRNRFDIQAVEELRLIRGFDNETYDKVKDNLIVALGGRLNVSTAPPEIIGVMFNLSKREVDYLKGVKKEKGEITLADIEDVTGAGTVMTEVVNEYPSYSVVVDVYTEKGKAAERLRTIMSFKPTRDKPYKILRWEN; this is encoded by the coding sequence ATGATACGCAACGAAAGGGGTTCTGCCATCATCTTTGTACTGGTTATCGCCCTCATCGCCCTCTCCGTGTCCGCATATATGCTCCGCTCCGCCAAGGATGTTCTGCTCACCGCCGAAATGCTGAGAGACAAGATACACGCCAAATTCGAGGCTGAATCGATACCGGAGCTCCTCGCATTCATCACCGCCACCGCCAAGTTCGAAAAGAACTACTTCCATTTCGAAGGGGATCTACGCAAGATACCGGTGGACAATGAAACCTATTATCTCGACGGGCGGGAGAACACGATGCTTGACTCAAAGGTTGAAATGCTCGATACAGGCGCAATGCTCCCCCTCTGGGCGTTTGACCACAGCTCCATAAGTAAGCTGTTCTACAACGAATTCGAGCCATCCAAGGCCTCAATAATGTACAGCTCACTCATCGATTGGAAGGATGCCGATGACCTGCATCAGATGAACGGTGCGGAGAGCCATTACTACAACTTCGAGAAGAAACTCCCCTACACCCCCAGAAACCGCTTCGATATACAGGCGGTGGAGGAGCTTAGACTTATACGCGGTTTTGATAACGAAACCTACGACAAGGTTAAGGATAACCTTATCGTCGCCCTAGGCGGCAGGCTGAACGTTTCCACTGCTCCGCCGGAGATCATCGGCGTTATGTTCAACCTCTCCAAACGGGAGGTGGACTATCTCAAAGGAGTTAAGAAAGAGAAGGGTGAGATAACCCTCGCTGATATTGAGGATGTTACGGGTGCGGGAACGGTAATGACCGAGGTTGTGAACGAATACCCCTCATACTCTGTGGTGGTGGACGTGTACACGGAGAAGGGGAAGGCCGCCGAAAGACTGCGTACCATCATGAGCTTCAAGCCCACAAGGGACAAGCCCTATAAGATCCTGCGCTGGGAGAACTAG